One genomic region from Populus nigra chromosome 8, ddPopNigr1.1, whole genome shotgun sequence encodes:
- the LOC133701463 gene encoding uncharacterized protein At4g22758-like, which produces MTSRSPFTFRHVIESRHRRSTSERSLETFPPERYSGLVRRRGGLISVPRNLISAKQKNESSSKRVLTKLLLNVNIERSLGPVHVILSPENTVKDLVKSAIDIYVKERRRPLLEQIDPDRFELHYSQFSLESLKPDEKLINLGSRNFFLCSKPSNAVNSSCTEGTKMAVKHPFPLTKLMDFLL; this is translated from the exons ATGACTTCCCGTTCTCCATTCACCTTTCGCCACGTCATCGAAAGCAGGCACCGTCGTTCCACCTCCGAGAGGTCGTTGGAGACCTTCCCACCGGAGAGATACTCGGGCCTTGTACGACGTCGAGGAGGGTTGATATCGGTTCCCAGAAATCTTATCTCGGCGAAGCAGAAAAATGAGTCATCATCAAAGAGAGTGCTGACGAAGTTGCTGCTAAATGTAAATATAGAAAGGAGTTTAGGGCCTGTTCATGTTATTTTGTCACCAGAGAATACAGTGAAGGATTTGGTAAAGTCCGCGATTGATATTTACGTAAAGGAAAGGAGAAGGCCACTCTTAGAGCAGATTGACCCCGATCGGTTTGAGCTCCATTACTCACAGTTTAGCTTGGAAA GTTTGAAGCCAGATGAGAAGTTGATAAACTTGGGGTCTAGAAATTTCTTCTTGTGCTCGAAGCCTTCAAACGCAGTCAATTCTTCTTGCACAGAGGGAACAAAGATGGCAGTTAAACACCCATTTCCATTGACAAAGTTGATGGATTTCTTGCTATAA
- the LOC133700983 gene encoding protein cornichon homolog 4-like translates to MGDLFVWLISFFILISLIVIIIFQLMALADLEFDYINPYDSSSRINKVILPEYITEGVLCLFFLVTGHWCMSLLCVPYLYYNARLYTRRQHLVDVTEIFNMLNWEKKQRLFKLGYLIVLLFLSIFWMILTALEDSDYD, encoded by the exons ATGGGAGATCTCTTTGTATGGTTGATATCCTTCTTCATCCTTATTTCcttaattgttatcatcatctttCAG CTGATGGCCTTGGCGGATCTGGAGTTTGATTACATCAATCCTTACGATTCCTCATCTAGGATAAATAAAGTGATTTTGCCAGAGTATATAACAGAAGGGGTtttgtgcttattttttcttgttacaGGGCACTGGTGTATGTCACTTTTGTGTGTTCCATACCTTTATTACAACGCGAGGCT tTACACACGAAGACAGCATCTGGTAGATGTGACCGAGATATTCAACATGCTCAATTGGGAAAAGAAACAACGACTTTTCAAACTAGGCTATCTCATTGTTCTCctgtttctttcaattttctg GATGATTTTGACCGCCTTGGAGGACAGTGATTATGATTAG
- the LOC133702280 gene encoding AT-hook motif nuclear-localized protein 1-like → METTVSSNSGGGGVTVVASDAPSNYQIAPRSDSNPNSTPGSAPPAPPQAPPQAPPPHPSPAAATMPLKKKRGRPRKYGPDGSVTMALSPKPISSAAPALSPPVIDFSVVKQKKIKPVSKAKFELENLGEWVACSVGANFTPHIITVNAGEDVTMKIISFSQQGPRAICVLSANGVISSVTLRQPDSSGGTLTYEGRFEILSLSGSFMPTETGGTRSRSGGMSVSLASPDGRVVGGGVAGLLVAASPVQVVVGSFLAGNQHEQKPKKQKHDSLSGVMPTAAIPISIADPKSNFSSPSFRGDSWSPLPPESRNKPADINLTLPAG, encoded by the exons ATGGAAACAACTGTGAGTAGTAACAGTGGTGGCGGGGGGGTAACAGTGGTGGCATCCGATGCTCCTTCAAATTACCAAATCGCTCCTAGGTCCGACAGCAACCCGAATTCAACACCTGGATCTGCGCCACCTGCTCCGCCGCAAGCTCCGCCCCAAGCTCCACCTCCCCACCCGTCGCCCGCGGCGGCGACTATGccattgaagaagaagagagggaggCCTAGAAAGTATGGTCCAGACGGGAGTGTCACCATGGCTTTGTCTCCGaagccgatttcgtcggcggcTCCTGCACTATCTCCTCCGGTGATTGATTTCTCAGTTgtgaagcaaaagaaaataaagccaGTGAGCAAGGCCAAGTTTGAGCTGGAGAATTTAG GTGAATGGGTTGCATGCTCTGTAGGTGCAAATTTTACTCCCCATATCATCACAGTCAATGCGGGCGAG GATGTCACAATGAAAATCATATCATTTTCCCAACAAGGTCCTCGAGCTATATGCGTGCTCTCAGCTAATGGTGTGATCTCTAGCGTTACACTTCGGCAGCCTGATTCTTCAGGGGGTACACTAACATACGAG GGTCGCTTTGAGATATTGTCTTTATCTGGTTCATTTATGCCCACTGAAACTGGAGGAACAAGAAGCAGATCTGGTGGGATGAGTGTTTCATTAGCAAGTCCTGATGGAAGAGTTGTAGGTGGTGGAGTTGCTGGTCTGCTGGTAGCTGCAAGTCCCGTACAG GTTGTAGTAGGTAGTTTTCTGGCTGGGAACCAGCATGAGCAGAAGCCAAAGAAACAGAAGCATGATTCGTTATCAGGTGTCATGCCGACTGCTGCCATTCCTATTTCTATTGCTGATCCTAAATCCAACTTCTCATCTCCCTCATTTCGAGGAGATAGTTGGTCTCCTTTGCCTCCGGAATCAAGGAATAAGCCGGCTGACATTAACTTAACTTTGCCAGCAGGGTAA
- the LOC133700979 gene encoding uncharacterized protein At4g22758-like isoform X1: MPERHVRRKVAAKGGRKTRPPHPSPSPSTRTPPPRRSVKPSKPIKILKRCSSEPMMGWGSGTEDSIDQQKQRRSFLFYGSDGGRDVLFRHTCTDVFLSSPSLIMPTNFSPRSSFDQGYKKDAKVVVNVTVEGSPGPVRTMVKLGSSVDDTIKLVVDKYSEEGRTPKLDKDAALTYELHHSYFCLQSLDKSELIGDVGSRSFYLRRSSSNRSSNGGSTSSIAETVSGGANLPPTPIQGPPFLLPEFLACKWGKIVRRARKLWRVLVCWK, from the exons ATGCCAGAGCGTCATGTCCGGCGGAAAGTTGCGGCGAAAGGTGGTCGGAAGACCAGGCCACCGCATCCATCTCCTTCTCCAAGTACACGAACACCACCACCACGGCGATCGGTGAAGCCCTCCAAACCCATAAAGATTTTGAAACGATGCTCCTCAGAGCCCATGATGGGGTGGGGGAGCGGTACTGAAGATAGTATTGATCAGCAGAAACAGAGGAGGAGCTTCTTATTCTATGGGAGTGATGGTGGTAGGGATGTTTTATTTAGGCATACTTGTACGgatgtttttttatcctctcCTTCTCTGATCATGCCTACAAATTTCTCTCCTCGCTCCAGTTTTGATCAG GGATACAAGAAGGATGCAAAAGTGGTGGTTAATGTAACAGTTGAAGGGAGTCCAGGGCCAGTTAGGACCATGGTTAAACTGGGATCTAGTGTAGACGACACGATTAAGCTTGTGGTAGACAAATACAGTGAAGAGGGGCGAACCCCAAAACTTGATAAGGACGCAGCATTAACATACGAATTGCATCACTCCTATTTTTGCCTTCAAA GTTTAGATAAATCAGAATTGATTGGGGATGTTGGTAGCAGGAGCTTCTATCTCAGAAGAAGCAGCAGCAATCGTAGTTCTAATGGAGGCTCAACTTCTTCAATTGCAGAAACAGTTTCTGGAGGAGCCAACTTACCACCAACACCAATTCAAGGTCCCCCATTCTTACTGCCAGAATTCCTTGCTTGCAAATGGGGTAAAATTGTGAGAAGAGCGCGTAAGCTTTGGCGGGTCTTGGTTTGCTGGAAATGA
- the LOC133700979 gene encoding uncharacterized protein At4g22758-like isoform X3: MPERHVRRKVAAKGGRKTRPPHPSPSPSTRTPPPRRSVKPSKPIKILKRCSSEPMMGWGSGTEDSIDQQKQRRSFLFYGSDGGRDVLFRHTCTDVFLSSPSLIMPTNFSPRSSFDQGYKKDAKVVVNVTVEGSPGPVRTMVKLGSSVDDTIKLVVDKYSEEGRTPKLDKDAALTYELHHSYFCLQKTVSGGANLPPTPIQGPPFLLPEFLACKWGKIVRRARKLWRVLVCWK; encoded by the exons ATGCCAGAGCGTCATGTCCGGCGGAAAGTTGCGGCGAAAGGTGGTCGGAAGACCAGGCCACCGCATCCATCTCCTTCTCCAAGTACACGAACACCACCACCACGGCGATCGGTGAAGCCCTCCAAACCCATAAAGATTTTGAAACGATGCTCCTCAGAGCCCATGATGGGGTGGGGGAGCGGTACTGAAGATAGTATTGATCAGCAGAAACAGAGGAGGAGCTTCTTATTCTATGGGAGTGATGGTGGTAGGGATGTTTTATTTAGGCATACTTGTACGgatgtttttttatcctctcCTTCTCTGATCATGCCTACAAATTTCTCTCCTCGCTCCAGTTTTGATCAG GGATACAAGAAGGATGCAAAAGTGGTGGTTAATGTAACAGTTGAAGGGAGTCCAGGGCCAGTTAGGACCATGGTTAAACTGGGATCTAGTGTAGACGACACGATTAAGCTTGTGGTAGACAAATACAGTGAAGAGGGGCGAACCCCAAAACTTGATAAGGACGCAGCATTAACATACGAATTGCATCACTCCTATTTTTGCCTTCAAA AAACAGTTTCTGGAGGAGCCAACTTACCACCAACACCAATTCAAGGTCCCCCATTCTTACTGCCAGAATTCCTTGCTTGCAAATGGGGTAAAATTGTGAGAAGAGCGCGTAAGCTTTGGCGGGTCTTGGTTTGCTGGAAATGA
- the LOC133700979 gene encoding uncharacterized protein LOC133700979 isoform X2 yields the protein MPERHVRRKVAAKGGRKTRPPHPSPSPSTRTPPPRRSVKPSKPIKILKRCSSEPMMGWGSGTEDSIDQQKQRRSFLFYGSDGGRDVLFRHTCTDVFLSSPSLIMPTNFSPRSSFDQGYKKDAKVVVNVTVEGSPGPVRTMVKLGSSVDDTIKLVVDKYSEEGRTPKLDKDAALTYELHHSYFCLQRASISEEAAAIVVLMEAQLLQLQKQFLEEPTYHQHQFKVPHSYCQNSLLANGVKL from the exons ATGCCAGAGCGTCATGTCCGGCGGAAAGTTGCGGCGAAAGGTGGTCGGAAGACCAGGCCACCGCATCCATCTCCTTCTCCAAGTACACGAACACCACCACCACGGCGATCGGTGAAGCCCTCCAAACCCATAAAGATTTTGAAACGATGCTCCTCAGAGCCCATGATGGGGTGGGGGAGCGGTACTGAAGATAGTATTGATCAGCAGAAACAGAGGAGGAGCTTCTTATTCTATGGGAGTGATGGTGGTAGGGATGTTTTATTTAGGCATACTTGTACGgatgtttttttatcctctcCTTCTCTGATCATGCCTACAAATTTCTCTCCTCGCTCCAGTTTTGATCAG GGATACAAGAAGGATGCAAAAGTGGTGGTTAATGTAACAGTTGAAGGGAGTCCAGGGCCAGTTAGGACCATGGTTAAACTGGGATCTAGTGTAGACGACACGATTAAGCTTGTGGTAGACAAATACAGTGAAGAGGGGCGAACCCCAAAACTTGATAAGGACGCAGCATTAACATACGAATTGCATCACTCCTATTTTTGCCTTCAAA GAGCTTCTATCTCAGAAGAAGCAGCAGCAATCGTAGTTCTAATGGAGGCTCAACTTCTTCAATTGCAGAAACAGTTTCTGGAGGAGCCAACTTACCACCAACACCAATTCAAGGTCCCCCATTCTTACTGCCAGAATTCCTTGCTTGCAAATGGGGTAAAATTGTGA